The proteins below come from a single uncultured Dethiosulfovibrio sp. genomic window:
- a CDS encoding metalloregulator ArsR/SmtB family transcription factor, with translation MDRTREFLDDLSSMFKALGDPTRLGIVLGLMEGERCVSDLASSMDISESSTSHHLRGLRQLRVVKRRREGKRLFYSLDDHHVYLILTIGLEHQAHKDREEC, from the coding sequence TTGGACAGGACAAGAGAGTTTCTCGACGACCTTAGCTCTATGTTCAAGGCCCTAGGAGACCCCACCAGGCTTGGTATAGTCCTAGGACTGATGGAGGGGGAAAGGTGCGTATCGGACCTGGCTTCATCGATGGATATAAGCGAATCATCGACATCCCATCACCTAAGAGGTCTGAGGCAACTACGGGTAGTAAAGCGGAGGAGAGAGGGGAAAAGGCTGTTTTATTCCCTCGACGATCACCACGTTTATCTCATATTGACCATAGGCCTTGAACATCAGGCACATAAGGATAGGGAGGAATGCTAA
- a CDS encoding DUF2023 family protein, whose product MEIFCHHVYEYWKGLRNLILHTAPISDLPAIVHKLDHYGIPYLVHQIGEERVNVFFGHLDCISVVQRFGTIDLSRLSDEQDFILGIMLGYDRMKQCSRYLKKRHDRDELIG is encoded by the coding sequence TTGGAGATTTTCTGTCACCACGTCTACGAATACTGGAAAGGGCTCAGAAACCTGATCCTACACACCGCGCCTATATCGGATCTTCCAGCCATAGTCCACAAGCTGGATCACTACGGCATTCCCTATCTGGTTCATCAGATAGGCGAGGAGCGGGTAAACGTCTTTTTCGGCCATCTTGACTGTATATCGGTGGTCCAGAGGTTTGGCACCATAGACCTGTCCAGGTTGAGCGACGAACAGGACTTCATCCTGGGGATAATGCTGGGATACGACAGGATGAAGCAATGCTCCAGATACCTCAAGAAAAGGCACGATAGAGATGAACTCATAGGATAA
- a CDS encoding FeoA domain-containing protein → MTLDEVKPGSTVKIIKNGAGGVVGQRLMDMGFFRGVTVKVIRNAPLVDPVEFLLGRQHVTVRHAEAASIEVELV, encoded by the coding sequence GTGACTTTAGACGAGGTTAAACCGGGATCTACGGTAAAAATCATAAAGAATGGAGCCGGAGGGGTTGTAGGCCAGAGGCTTATGGATATGGGCTTTTTCAGAGGGGTAACCGTTAAGGTGATAAGGAACGCCCCGCTGGTCGATCCTGTGGAGTTTTTGTTAGGCCGCCAGCACGTGACCGTCCGTCACGCTGAGGCCGCTTCGATAGAGGTGGAATTGGTATGA
- the feoB gene encoding ferrous iron transport protein B yields the protein MSDRVVALAGQPNCGKSTIFNMLTGARQHVANYPGVTVDIKKGKYGHDGRSFEVVDLPGTYSLTSFSSEEMVARDFLLSREAGTVLDVVDCSNLRRSLYLTFQLLEMELPLVVVLNMADVASSRGVPVDSKAMSEVLGLPVIETVGNRNKGVKELKALISSMAKEGVADFRIDYGPLERSIDELSKAIEDLDGFSLPPRWAAIKLLESDQSVAEKLRLVGDKGQLVVEKASLLSQAFTASQDEDPRAHIGLCRHLRAEEVESLCIVDSGSTKIPWTDRIDSVVVHRVAGPIVLLGVIYGLYELAIVQGYKATEYLVPWLSRFESLVSSLLPPSGILIDPLARSLVLGVVTAVNSVLIYIPIFLILFACIALLEDIGYMPRMAFILDRLFRRFGLHGQSTLPLILGGVFVGGCAVPGVMATRVIADEKARLGTILIVPLMNCMAKIPLYTLLISVFFAGHGGAMMIFISTITIIIALGVAKVLSLTVLKGKESAPFVMELPSYHIPTFRGVITRSVERTWLFVKKVGTVVVAVAVLVFFLINYPPLSEGEMDQYSSRMDGIVASFREAISKTPYAKVLGTDEGLERMIGYMEQHKKARMSGSSRENLDKKFESLDQELFPLVASSRSREPEIRSVNRAFGLFRRDRAFLLKEMADARTNGSWLGRAGKVLVPFTKYAGFDWKVNVALLSSLAAKESSVATLGMIYRPVDSEHTTLEEGIKQDGGFSPLHALALMVFMALYPPCVATLIMVKVESGSWKWALLSLFYPIVLGIVCASLIFTGGQALGLSGFSATWVFYGLALMITLFLGTIDPSPSKEDTV from the coding sequence ATGAGCGACAGGGTGGTGGCCTTAGCGGGACAACCTAACTGTGGTAAGTCCACTATATTTAACATGCTGACCGGGGCGAGGCAACACGTTGCCAACTATCCCGGAGTTACGGTGGATATAAAAAAAGGGAAGTACGGTCACGACGGTCGGTCCTTCGAGGTGGTCGACCTCCCAGGGACCTACAGTCTCACGTCCTTTTCCTCCGAGGAGATGGTGGCCAGAGATTTTCTCCTGTCACGAGAGGCCGGTACGGTCCTTGATGTGGTCGATTGTTCTAATCTTCGGCGGAGCCTCTATCTCACCTTTCAGCTTCTGGAGATGGAGCTTCCTCTGGTAGTGGTTCTCAATATGGCGGACGTGGCGAGCTCTAGAGGGGTTCCGGTCGATTCGAAGGCTATGTCCGAGGTTCTGGGCCTTCCTGTTATCGAGACCGTAGGCAACAGGAACAAAGGTGTCAAAGAACTGAAGGCCCTTATCTCCTCCATGGCTAAAGAGGGTGTCGCTGATTTCAGGATAGATTACGGTCCTCTTGAGAGATCTATAGACGAGCTCTCCAAGGCGATTGAGGATCTCGACGGTTTCTCTCTGCCCCCTCGATGGGCTGCTATAAAGCTGCTTGAAAGCGATCAGTCGGTGGCGGAGAAGCTGAGGCTGGTTGGCGATAAAGGTCAACTTGTCGTGGAGAAGGCGTCGCTCCTATCCCAGGCTTTTACCGCCTCCCAGGATGAGGATCCTAGGGCCCATATCGGTCTGTGCCGTCACCTGAGGGCGGAGGAAGTAGAGTCCCTCTGCATCGTCGATTCTGGGTCGACGAAGATCCCGTGGACAGACCGAATAGACTCGGTGGTGGTACACAGGGTCGCTGGGCCTATAGTCCTTCTCGGCGTAATTTACGGCCTCTATGAGCTGGCCATAGTTCAAGGCTATAAGGCGACGGAGTATCTGGTTCCGTGGCTCAGCCGGTTTGAGTCGCTGGTCTCGTCGTTGTTGCCCCCTTCGGGGATATTGATCGATCCTCTGGCTCGCTCGCTGGTGCTGGGAGTCGTCACAGCGGTGAACTCGGTTTTGATATATATCCCTATATTCCTGATCCTTTTCGCCTGTATAGCCCTTCTGGAGGATATCGGCTATATGCCTAGAATGGCCTTTATCCTGGACAGACTCTTTAGGCGTTTTGGCCTTCACGGACAGTCGACCTTGCCTCTTATACTTGGAGGGGTTTTCGTAGGAGGTTGTGCCGTCCCAGGGGTCATGGCGACCAGAGTTATAGCCGATGAGAAGGCCCGGTTGGGCACTATACTCATAGTCCCTCTAATGAACTGTATGGCCAAGATCCCGCTCTATACCCTTTTGATCAGCGTCTTTTTTGCCGGTCACGGAGGGGCGATGATGATTTTTATATCGACGATAACCATAATCATAGCTTTAGGGGTCGCTAAGGTCCTCTCTCTGACGGTGCTTAAGGGCAAGGAAAGTGCTCCTTTCGTCATGGAGCTGCCTTCATATCATATTCCGACCTTTCGGGGAGTGATAACCCGTTCGGTGGAGAGAACCTGGCTTTTCGTCAAAAAAGTCGGCACTGTGGTCGTCGCCGTGGCGGTTCTGGTTTTCTTCCTTATAAATTACCCCCCTCTTTCTGAGGGCGAGATGGACCAGTACAGCTCGAGAATGGACGGTATAGTGGCCTCTTTTAGAGAGGCCATATCGAAAACCCCCTATGCCAAGGTTTTAGGGACCGATGAAGGGCTAGAGCGAATGATAGGCTACATGGAACAGCACAAAAAGGCTCGAATGTCCGGCTCCTCAAGGGAAAATCTGGACAAAAAGTTTGAATCTCTGGATCAGGAGCTGTTCCCTTTGGTCGCTTCCTCTAGATCCAGAGAGCCGGAGATAAGGTCGGTTAACAGGGCTTTTGGCCTTTTTCGTAGGGATAGGGCTTTCCTGTTGAAGGAAATGGCCGATGCGAGGACTAACGGAAGCTGGCTAGGCAGGGCAGGCAAAGTCCTGGTCCCATTCACCAAATACGCAGGGTTTGACTGGAAGGTGAACGTCGCCCTTCTCAGCTCCCTTGCGGCAAAGGAGAGCAGCGTAGCTACTCTGGGCATGATCTACAGGCCGGTGGATTCGGAGCACACTACCTTGGAGGAAGGGATAAAGCAGGATGGAGGTTTTTCACCTCTTCATGCTCTGGCCTTGATGGTCTTTATGGCCCTCTATCCTCCCTGTGTGGCGACTTTAATTATGGTTAAAGTGGAGTCCGGGAGCTGGAAGTGGGCGCTGTTATCCCTGTTCTATCCCATAGTGTTAGGGATAGTCTGCGCATCCTTGATATTCACCGGAGGACAGGCTCTAGGGCTTTCGGGCTTTTCCGCTACATGGGTTTTTTACGGCCTCGCCCTGATGATTACGTTGTTTTTGGGGACAATCGACCCGTCCCCTAGCAAAGAAGATACAGTATAA
- a CDS encoding protease modulator HflC, producing the protein MFKFIKLFLATAVVFLLIAYMVTFTVPFNETALVTTFGKAERSALKNPDGRSGGLFLRFPWPIQKIHRFDRRLRILSDRLEQQETSDRQVVVVQAYVTWRIVDGLDFYRSLRTSDEGERLLRDRLRTACSVLGDFRLDQLISPEESDLDLAEAAILARMKDDLADQSWGIELQSMGIKRILFPERITEAVFQRMRQTRQRMAQRARSEGEAIAKGIMAKAAGDSERIMAYARRRAQEIRSEGDGAAAEYAAVFGEHQDFALYLRQLETLQRTLSHNTTFILDSGIAPYGLLEEALAPKKRTDSR; encoded by the coding sequence ATGTTTAAATTTATCAAGTTGTTCTTGGCTACAGCGGTGGTGTTCCTGTTGATCGCCTATATGGTCACTTTCACAGTGCCCTTTAACGAGACCGCTTTGGTGACCACCTTTGGAAAGGCGGAGAGATCGGCACTGAAAAACCCCGACGGACGATCGGGGGGGCTTTTCCTGAGGTTTCCCTGGCCGATACAGAAGATTCACCGTTTCGATAGGAGGCTCAGAATTCTGTCGGACAGGCTAGAGCAACAGGAGACCTCCGATAGGCAGGTGGTTGTCGTACAGGCCTACGTCACATGGCGAATCGTGGATGGTCTGGATTTTTATCGAAGCCTGAGAACCTCCGATGAAGGGGAGAGGCTTTTAAGGGACAGACTGAGGACCGCCTGCTCGGTGTTAGGGGATTTTAGGTTGGACCAGCTGATCTCGCCGGAGGAATCGGACCTAGATCTGGCGGAGGCGGCGATCTTGGCAAGGATGAAAGACGATCTGGCCGATCAAAGCTGGGGAATTGAGCTCCAGTCCATGGGGATAAAGAGGATTCTCTTTCCCGAGAGGATCACCGAGGCGGTCTTTCAGAGGATGAGGCAGACGAGGCAGAGGATGGCTCAGCGGGCGAGGTCGGAGGGGGAGGCAATAGCCAAGGGAATAATGGCTAAAGCCGCCGGAGACAGTGAGAGAATTATGGCATACGCTAGAAGGAGGGCTCAGGAGATAAGGTCCGAAGGCGATGGAGCTGCCGCTGAATACGCCGCTGTTTTCGGGGAACATCAGGATTTTGCCCTGTACCTCAGACAGCTGGAGACCTTGCAGCGGACCTTAAGTCACAACACCACCTTTATACTGGATTCCGGAATAGCCCCCTATGGCTTGCTGGAAGAGGCCCTTGCTCCTAAAAAAAGGACCGATAGCAGGTGA
- a CDS encoding SPFH domain-containing protein, with the protein MRPERRSSDEVQAKALERAIRSGGRILGLLGGVFFTWVLASGIYWVDEGTVAVQTRFGRVLGGREVVVQPGGPYLAFPDPIDKVIHVPTSFQRISLDDSFWCSRISRPGLVPGEDGSLITGDLNIVHGRWQVVFRVSPEGDMALRFVRSIGDMDGAYSLVRSVVEQSIVSLVAKTTVDDYTRGNLDDGSIIAMSQMSLNELDCGLEIVDLSRSSPPQFPFQVMDSFMAVNEAESEKLKAIENAWRERENTLNDGAGIAYRDLVDSIDLLERERALGNPEKEEVLLRRIKDILDGDDLGGRASVMIQEARLYRTEVVEGIRGRSERFERLLPVWLSDRESLRGRLFWEVWQEILSGNVNAYYLPDGKKTIYLHLQDSLNGL; encoded by the coding sequence GTGAGGCCAGAGAGGCGATCCTCAGACGAGGTCCAGGCCAAGGCCTTGGAGAGGGCTATCAGATCAGGTGGCAGAATTCTGGGGCTTCTCGGAGGAGTCTTTTTTACGTGGGTCTTGGCCAGTGGGATCTACTGGGTTGATGAAGGAACCGTAGCGGTTCAGACCAGGTTTGGCCGTGTCCTTGGCGGTAGAGAAGTGGTCGTTCAACCAGGAGGGCCTTATCTGGCTTTTCCCGATCCTATCGATAAGGTGATACACGTACCTACCTCTTTTCAGAGGATATCCCTTGACGATAGCTTCTGGTGTAGCAGGATCAGTCGGCCAGGGCTGGTTCCTGGGGAGGACGGATCGCTCATAACCGGTGACCTGAACATAGTCCACGGTCGGTGGCAGGTTGTCTTTAGGGTCTCTCCGGAGGGAGATATGGCCTTGCGCTTCGTCCGTTCGATAGGGGATATGGACGGTGCTTATAGCCTCGTTCGATCGGTGGTGGAGCAGTCCATAGTTTCCCTGGTAGCTAAGACCACGGTGGACGACTATACCAGAGGAAACCTGGACGACGGTTCTATAATCGCTATGTCTCAGATGTCGTTGAACGAACTGGATTGCGGTCTGGAGATAGTCGACCTCTCCAGATCCTCTCCCCCTCAGTTTCCCTTCCAGGTGATGGATTCCTTCATGGCTGTAAACGAAGCGGAGAGCGAAAAGTTAAAGGCCATAGAGAACGCTTGGAGGGAGAGGGAGAACACCCTCAACGACGGAGCTGGAATTGCCTATAGGGATTTGGTCGATTCTATCGATCTTCTCGAACGGGAAAGGGCACTCGGTAATCCTGAAAAGGAGGAGGTACTCCTTCGCAGGATAAAGGATATTCTGGACGGAGACGATCTTGGTGGAAGGGCTTCCGTCATGATCCAGGAGGCTCGGCTATACAGAACCGAGGTGGTGGAGGGGATAAGAGGTCGTTCGGAGAGGTTCGAGAGGCTCCTCCCGGTCTGGCTATCCGATAGAGAGTCCCTCCGTGGCAGACTCTTTTGGGAGGTTTGGCAGGAGATACTCTCAGGGAACGTAAACGCCTATTACCTTCCTGATGGGAAAAAAACCATATACCTTCACCTTCAGGATAGCTTAAACGGACTGTAA
- a CDS encoding SO_0444 family Cu/Zn efflux transporter: MYGFITSVLRETVSMFLDAAPYMTLGILISGLLKAFIDPSWVQRYLGGKGLSPVFKASIAGIPLPLCSCGVIPAAAALKKQGASSGATVSFLISTPQSGVDSIALSYALLDPVMTVARPIVAFISAFVAGGLSVFFGGPEAETTGESGCCSGQCHDHDHGHDHSHGDRQNDSHKRTLGERIREGFSFAVVDIWGDLSKMFFVGILLSGLISVAIPQSFLEKALGGGLSSMLLMTVVGIPMYICATSSTPLAATLILKGVSPGAALVFLMAGPATSIINLPLLHRILGTRRLAIYLGSIVSVAVTAGLVVDHIYGAYGLSAQAIVGQGSEHLPQWVHIAGAVALLSMWGYNWAKDRSKKGGKMAFSCNRG; encoded by the coding sequence ATGTACGGCTTTATAACTTCGGTATTAAGGGAGACCGTTTCCATGTTCCTCGACGCCGCTCCCTACATGACCTTGGGGATTCTCATAAGTGGCCTTCTAAAGGCCTTCATAGATCCATCCTGGGTGCAGCGATATCTGGGAGGCAAGGGACTTTCGCCGGTGTTCAAGGCATCTATCGCTGGGATACCTCTACCCCTCTGTTCCTGCGGGGTTATTCCAGCGGCGGCGGCCTTAAAAAAGCAGGGAGCGTCCTCTGGAGCTACTGTCTCCTTTCTGATCTCCACCCCACAGTCGGGGGTGGACTCTATAGCCTTGAGCTACGCCCTGCTAGACCCAGTAATGACCGTGGCCCGTCCGATTGTGGCTTTTATATCCGCCTTCGTCGCCGGTGGACTATCGGTTTTCTTCGGAGGCCCAGAGGCCGAAACCACAGGGGAATCGGGCTGCTGTTCCGGCCAATGTCACGATCACGACCATGGTCACGATCACAGCCATGGCGATCGTCAAAACGATAGCCATAAAAGGACTTTAGGGGAGAGAATCAGAGAGGGATTCAGCTTCGCCGTGGTGGATATATGGGGAGATCTATCCAAGATGTTTTTCGTAGGGATTCTGCTGTCAGGTCTTATATCGGTGGCGATTCCTCAGAGTTTTCTGGAGAAGGCCCTAGGTGGAGGATTATCCTCGATGCTTCTTATGACGGTGGTCGGAATCCCTATGTATATCTGTGCGACCTCATCGACACCTCTCGCTGCGACTCTAATCCTTAAGGGGGTGTCTCCTGGTGCCGCTTTGGTCTTCCTTATGGCTGGTCCAGCGACGTCGATCATAAACCTCCCCCTTCTCCACAGAATACTGGGAACTAGGAGGCTTGCGATCTACCTGGGATCTATCGTATCGGTTGCGGTGACCGCTGGGCTTGTGGTTGACCATATCTACGGCGCTTACGGCCTATCGGCCCAGGCTATAGTAGGTCAGGGATCGGAGCATCTACCTCAGTGGGTTCACATCGCAGGAGCGGTAGCTCTGCTATCCATGTGGGGCTATAACTGGGCTAAGGACAGGTCAAAAAAAGGAGGCAAAATGGCCTTTTCCTGTAATAGAGGTTGA
- a CDS encoding transporter substrate-binding domain-containing protein yields MKKVFVLTLLLLVFVASSCWGADEVVTAVNDPWPPFTDPEKPSKGLAVEIAEAAMKTQGYRLEMSFMPWARAEEGVKKGTYDFLLCTWMTEERKSVLFYSEPYSENRLAFVKPKGSDFEFRGIDSLKGLSVGVIRDYSYGDDFMNATGFKREVASDFLTNAKKLVAGRIDLTIEDEVVASSSLMGTDLADKIAFTENALSVESLYVTSGLVNPRHKELIEAFNRGLEEIKKDGTYDLILGHYGLK; encoded by the coding sequence GTGAAGAAAGTTTTTGTGTTAACTTTGCTGTTGCTGGTTTTTGTGGCGAGTTCCTGCTGGGGGGCGGATGAAGTTGTCACCGCCGTCAATGATCCCTGGCCCCCTTTTACGGATCCCGAAAAGCCCTCTAAGGGGCTGGCTGTGGAGATCGCGGAGGCCGCCATGAAGACTCAGGGATACAGGCTGGAGATGTCCTTTATGCCCTGGGCCAGGGCGGAGGAGGGGGTAAAGAAGGGAACTTATGATTTTTTACTGTGTACTTGGATGACCGAGGAGAGAAAATCTGTTCTTTTTTATAGCGAGCCTTATAGCGAGAATAGGTTGGCTTTCGTCAAGCCAAAAGGCAGCGATTTTGAGTTTCGTGGCATAGATAGCCTAAAAGGCCTCTCCGTAGGTGTGATTCGAGATTACAGCTACGGTGACGATTTTATGAACGCTACTGGCTTTAAGAGAGAGGTCGCATCGGACTTTTTAACAAACGCAAAGAAACTTGTGGCGGGAAGGATAGACCTGACCATCGAGGACGAGGTGGTCGCCAGCTCATCGCTCATGGGCACCGATTTGGCGGATAAAATCGCCTTCACCGAGAACGCCCTCTCCGTAGAGTCCCTTTACGTGACCTCAGGACTTGTAAACCCCAGGCATAAAGAGCTTATAGAGGCTTTCAACAGAGGGCTTGAAGAGATAAAGAAAGACGGTACCTACGATCTCATTCTAGGCCATTATGGCTTAAAGTAG
- a CDS encoding HD domain-containing phosphohydrolase encodes MSFAVSDPAWSFTPPRLMLSPEEGGSFLEGMLQIGRIALMLSPFIAISALWIVTLKRKVALQTSALRDELDRLERAEREVARLNIELRRTQKEIAFTLGEVIESRSRETANHVRRVAAMSEYLAAMIGMSVEDSRRIGLASSMHDIGKIGVPDLVLNKPGRLTSDEFEIVKTHSTIGYEILSRAGGDLFDLAALIAHEHHERWDGGGYPRGIGGESIALEARIVAVVDVFDALSHDRVYKKAWDMDRVLDFLGEERGAQFDPQVVDMFLENSRALIDISLSMPDENRCDLFYLYDNMDVRDRDEMVEASLSLSEV; translated from the coding sequence TTGTCTTTTGCGGTATCCGATCCTGCCTGGTCCTTTACCCCTCCCAGACTCATGTTGTCCCCTGAGGAAGGAGGTTCTTTCCTGGAGGGTATGCTACAGATAGGGAGGATCGCTTTGATGCTGTCCCCCTTTATAGCCATCAGTGCCCTCTGGATAGTTACCTTAAAGAGAAAGGTCGCCCTTCAGACCTCCGCTTTGAGGGACGAGCTGGATCGGCTGGAGAGGGCAGAGAGGGAAGTGGCCAGGCTCAATATCGAGCTTCGGCGAACCCAGAAGGAGATCGCCTTTACCTTGGGAGAGGTGATCGAAAGCCGTTCCAGAGAGACCGCCAACCACGTAAGAAGGGTGGCGGCCATGTCGGAGTACCTGGCCGCGATGATCGGTATGTCCGTCGAGGATTCCAGGCGGATTGGCCTGGCTTCCTCTATGCACGATATAGGCAAGATAGGGGTGCCTGATTTGGTTTTGAACAAACCGGGAAGGCTTACCTCCGATGAGTTTGAGATAGTTAAGACCCACTCCACCATCGGATACGAAATTTTATCCCGAGCGGGAGGTGACCTGTTCGACCTAGCGGCACTGATAGCCCACGAACACCACGAAAGGTGGGATGGCGGAGGCTATCCCAGAGGGATAGGGGGAGAATCTATCGCCTTAGAGGCCAGAATAGTTGCTGTGGTCGACGTATTTGACGCATTAAGCCACGACAGGGTCTATAAAAAGGCCTGGGATATGGACAGGGTGCTGGATTTTCTGGGAGAAGAGCGAGGAGCACAGTTTGATCCTCAGGTGGTGGATATGTTTTTAGAAAATTCGAGAGCTCTTATAGACATCAGCCTCTCCATGCCCGACGAGAATCGTTGCGATCTATTTTATCTTTATGATAATATGGACGTAAGGGATAGAGATGAAATGGTAGAAGCGAGTTTATCTTTGTCTGAGGTATGA
- a CDS encoding FeoA family protein, which translates to MNNLKSMSKCPSGTRGQVLLIEGGCSMKHRLADMGVFPGAFIEILQNEGGPVVLKIGEGRLALGRQMADRVLIA; encoded by the coding sequence GTGAATAACCTGAAGTCTATGTCTAAGTGTCCTTCCGGTACCAGAGGACAGGTTCTTCTGATAGAGGGGGGCTGTTCGATGAAACACAGGTTGGCCGACATGGGGGTTTTCCCTGGGGCCTTTATCGAGATACTTCAAAACGAGGGTGGCCCTGTTGTCCTTAAAATAGGGGAAGGTCGCCTGGCTTTAGGGAGACAGATGGCCGACAGGGTGTTGATAGCCTGA
- a CDS encoding flavodoxin, with protein sequence MSNIAVFYGSTTGATQGVAEKIAGILGADIFDASSAGNDAIEGHDVLLLGSSTWGLGELQDDWNDFLPKLEKAELSGKKVAFFGTGDQEGFGDTFVEALGIIHDAIEGKGVTVIGKWPSDGYSGTSSALKDGFFVGLPIDESNQSDMTDDRIAAWTEQLKSEMA encoded by the coding sequence ATGTCAAACATAGCTGTTTTTTACGGAAGCACCACAGGAGCGACCCAGGGGGTAGCGGAGAAAATAGCGGGTATCTTAGGAGCTGATATTTTCGACGCATCTTCAGCAGGAAACGACGCCATAGAGGGACACGACGTCCTCCTCTTAGGATCGTCCACCTGGGGGCTCGGAGAGCTTCAGGACGACTGGAACGACTTTTTACCGAAACTGGAGAAGGCTGAGCTATCGGGTAAAAAGGTTGCCTTCTTCGGCACAGGGGACCAGGAGGGATTCGGAGATACCTTCGTCGAGGCCCTCGGGATCATCCATGACGCCATAGAGGGAAAAGGGGTTACGGTAATAGGCAAATGGCCCAGCGACGGATACAGCGGAACGAGCTCGGCCCTTAAGGACGGCTTTTTCGTGGGACTTCCTATAGATGAGTCCAATCAATCCGACATGACCGACGACAGGATCGCCGCCTGGACGGAACAGCTCAAATCGGAAATGGCTTAA
- a CDS encoding DUF4198 domain-containing protein — protein MNLKKIGGLACALVCALSAPSFAHFQMIYTPESALNKGQNIDLKIVFTHPFEAGHTMDMDGVESFVMLHKGKETDLKSALKPLLWTSIGNSGKGYEATVPVRSMGDYVFGLVPRPYFEASEGAWMQQITKIVVNVAGLPTDWNEELGLPVEIVPLDKPYALWTGNVFRGVVKAGGEPVPFAEIEVEYLNHMPIMETNSFAKEGAVEAPHDSFVTQTITADANGTFVYGLPKAGWWGFAALGVETEEYKGAELGRDAVIWVQARDMN, from the coding sequence ATGAACCTGAAGAAAATAGGCGGTCTAGCCTGCGCTTTGGTATGTGCCCTTTCCGCTCCATCGTTTGCCCATTTTCAGATGATATACACTCCGGAGAGTGCCCTTAACAAAGGTCAAAATATCGATCTTAAGATAGTCTTCACCCATCCTTTCGAGGCGGGGCACACTATGGATATGGACGGAGTGGAGAGTTTCGTCATGCTCCATAAAGGCAAAGAGACCGATCTCAAGTCTGCCCTCAAACCTTTGCTCTGGACCAGTATTGGCAACTCGGGCAAGGGATACGAGGCTACCGTACCGGTCAGAAGCATGGGGGACTACGTGTTCGGCCTCGTCCCGAGACCTTACTTCGAGGCTTCCGAAGGTGCTTGGATGCAGCAGATCACCAAGATAGTGGTGAACGTCGCCGGTCTGCCTACCGACTGGAACGAAGAGCTTGGCCTTCCTGTGGAGATAGTTCCTCTGGATAAGCCTTACGCGCTCTGGACGGGCAACGTGTTCAGAGGTGTCGTGAAAGCCGGTGGCGAGCCCGTTCCTTTCGCGGAGATAGAGGTCGAATACCTCAACCATATGCCTATAATGGAGACCAACTCTTTCGCCAAAGAAGGTGCGGTGGAGGCTCCTCACGATTCCTTCGTCACCCAGACTATTACCGCTGATGCTAATGGAACCTTCGTCTACGGCCTTCCCAAGGCGGGGTGGTGGGGATTCGCCGCTCTCGGAGTTGAGACTGAGGAATATAAAGGTGCTGAACTCGGCCGGGACGCGGTGATCTGGGTCCAGGCTCGGGACATGAACTAA